The genomic stretch gaaacagggaaactgaattgcccggaacggcaaaaacttttttatgtcgagtcgtgccatccaaatcccactggatctgtggcctgtactacgaagcggggttactggcttatcggggtaacttgttggatttaatgtagtctgggcaaaatgtaagtgagcgaatatgaagtccatttaaactgtggtaccttaaatccgacaagttaccccgataagccagtaaccccgcttcgtagtacatgCCACAgaacggcaaaaacttttttatgtcgagtcgtgccatccaaatcccactggatctgttcatacgaccatatggcgattaaagcctgtgtttcctcgtttgtccatccttccattttacttttttatatttttgtttctaaggctttttattttgtttctcgctgtgatcgctctgttcgctgtgtttcaaaagatggcggttgtattttgtgtttcagcggtaggctatttgcataaccaatcgacagcaaatacattTGTaggtcccaccccaaagtaccgaagtaccaaagaagtaccccaactggtttggcacttttcgtactcgagatttcggtactggtgagaaataaatgcaaatctggatgaaaataaaagggtgagatgttgcataagcctatggaaacaatgccatgacaaatgtgcgccatactcaaagctaaaggcggtccaactaaaaattttaaatggcgactttttttttggacgggcAGTGTATTATATACATGCTCttgtcaaaaaaaaatctttataaaGGTAGGATTTAGTATTCcaaaaactttttaaataaaaaaatagctgaTAAAAACGCGtgcgtgtgtttctgtgtgggcgggggggggcggggtgtctTATATTCGGCCAATACGGTATATTATACACATTCTAGAACGTTCGCGCATTCTATGATGTTGACCCATCCCCAACGAATCTCATTCTTGATCAAGATGGCAAGGTAAGTGGTAGACTCCCCCTCTTCCAGCAAATTTTCGCCAAGATGGGGATgctaattattattgttaatgacAATTAATATTGATTAATTGCAAtcagttattattgttaattattgTACTGCCAAACTAGCTAGCAGAGGTGTTTGGAGGATAGGTGATGAATGTGTATATGTAACATTAAAATGCTCTGGCCGTCTACTTTGATGGTACTTAGATGTttgttattaaatattatttgacTAAACCGGATTATGCAGCTGTTTGTTCTCTGTGAGGTTTTCACTGTTATCTCTTTTCCTGTACTGCTACCTTTTTAACCGAATGCTGTTTCTTCTCTCAGCAGCAGGCGAATGGAAAAAGCGGTTTCCTGGATTGACGATGCTTACTGGGCAGCCTGGGATAAATGGGATGAGATAATCCAGTGGGAAGATGACCTGGTTAGCTCACGTAATGGAGGCTTGGATGCTGGTGTGGCAGAAACCGCTGTGGAAGAGAGTCTGCAATATTATCAAAAGAAAAAGTGTCGAAAGACCAAGAATCAGACACCAGCAGCAGAAGAAAAGAGAGCTGAGGTTGGCCTTAGACCAAAAGTGGAGACCGAAGGGTTCATGAAGCTGCAGCAGGTGGAGGTTGCAAAAGTGGAGGGAGGGAAGGTCATCATAAGAGTCAGAGatgaaaaaaatttgaaaattgaaGATCTCGACATTGAAATAGGCCTGACAGACCTTCAAGAATTCAAAGGTGACGCCCATTTTGAGATTGTTGGGCTTGACATTGGCGATGTCATTGTGGAAGTGGTAGAGGATGACATACAAGAGACAGAAATAAAAGTGGAAGTCACAGAAGTGGAATTTGCAAACTGCGACGGGGTCCCCTTGAATGACGTAGCAGTGGATATCTGTGACCTGCTAATGAAGGAAGTGCAACTAAGGCAAGATGACTTCCATGAAAATGAAGCAGGAAGAGTGAAAGTGGCAGCCAAGGGTGGGAATGTGGTGGAGCTGCCATTGAAGACCTCCGGCACCCGTCGACGAAAGAAAAAGAGGAGGCAAAGTTAGGATTGGAAGCCTGACCTATCCAGTGCTGTCAGCAAAAAGAACAGCAGGCAGAAGGTCAGCATCCTTCTCAGACTTGTAACCAAGTGTTACTATTAACTTTTAATAAATGATTACATTTAATGTGGCGAGTTTGAAGTGTGTTCCTGAAGACTGAATATCAGGATGATGAGAGAAAAGTTTTGAGTTTAAACAGGAACTGTCAGACCATGGCATTGGTGCAGATGGGAAAAGGGCAATGATCCACTTACAGCTCCCAGACACACAGGATTTATTGATGAAACAATACTACTaaaacaaaggaccacaaggggtcacaAACAGATGGAGCAACACTAAGGTAAATAACTAAACAAGACCCTCGTGTAATTACATAGGCTAGGCTTGCATGGgctacatttaaataaaacagaatagaggtactttattcatccctgtggggaaactgTGTTTTCATCTGTCCTGTCTTGGTATCAGTGAAagaaacatacagtacaggTGACAGCAAGTTTGGCTGTTTATGCTTGAAATGATTAAAGTCAGTTTTTAGACCAAAACTCAGCCTTATATTAACTATCCAGATAACTAGCCACCACACCCCCAAATTATAACGGATCTTCTTAAATTCTTTTATAATTCACCTTCCTCTTTGCACATATCGACAGCAGCTGATGCCAGATCTCCTGGTGAGCTGCTTCAGACAGAACAATCCTCAATTCACCACTAGGGGGTGCCAACGCTGCAGCTTGGTTCAGTGATTGATGTTTGACAAAGACAAGTTAATTTCTCTCCACATATTCTTAAATTACAACATAACTGAATCACTTTCAAATTGTTTTTAATCCATGTTAATCTTCTGAACAAGGACTAATCTTTGAGGTTTCTGTGGTAACAAACCTATAAATCAAGATTTTATCAAAGTGTTTAAAACACACCATCTATTTTCTGATGACAGATGCCAGACCTATTCAGTTTTATATCTAACAATTTGTACAGCTCCTTCAGTATGTTACATAAAACACGtgccttcatcaatgagaatcTGCATATCCTCAAGATttttttggtaatattgcaTAATGGCACTACTCAGAATGAAACACATGGTGTATAACAACACAAGAGAGGAATGCAAAAGCTGCAAATTTGAATTGTTTAAAGAATTAAGCGGTTCATGAATCAGCAAGCCAGTGTTCTGATGCTGCAAAATCTCCAACCAGACTGCACAGGGGTGAAGAGTCTGTGGGTGGTGGCTCGGGTCCTGGATTATAGACTGAACCTTGTTACAGAGGCAGTTAAGGTACAGTTGGTCAGTGGAGGGTAGGTCAGTCCCAGTGATGTTCTGAACAGATTTCACAATGTACAGAGAGATATTAGCGATGTAGGTAAAGACAGGGGCTAGCTGTGGTTGGATAATGCAGGCAGGGACGCCGTCAGGGCCAGCAGCTTTGCATGGCTTGACCCTCCTAAACATTCTCCACACATGCTGTTCAGGCAGCGGCAACAGAAATTCCCCCAGCTAACTTTATGCTTTCTGTGGGAGAGTGTTCTGTGTTCTGGCCTCAAACCCTGCATACCTGGGGACAGATGACCATGTCGAGCTGTAATCCACAAACAGCAGCCTGAAATAGTAGTTGTTTTTTTCTATATGAATCGGGGTGATTTGAAGGAAACAGCATCTCAGTGACCTGTTGTGGCGGTGGGCAAACTGCAGAGAGTTTCAGGAATGACGTCCCAAAACAGAGAAAACATCTAAGGAGACTGctgaaactaaaaaatttgGGTTAAGAACTGTCACAAATCGCAGGGCACGGACCAGGGAAGTAGGAGAAGGAGACGAAGGATCGGGGAATGAGGGATTTAATAGGCAATCGGAGAGGCATACAGGGCAAAACAAATAACGACTTCAATgactgggttacatgtgtgtggagtttgcatgttctccccatgtcgtcgtggggtttcctccgggtactccggtttccccccacagtccaaagacatgctgaggctaattggagatactaaattgcccataggtgtgagtgactggtgtatgagtgtgccctgtgatggggcGGCCCCCCGTCCTGTGTTGTtctctgcctcgtgcccataggCTCGGGACCCCCctcgacccagtaggataagcagttggaaaatggatggacttcaatgacaggactcGAGAAACATACTGTGACACAGACTTAActacacaggactaatgaaaacaactcgaaacagctgatgacactgggattccacatgacgTTAATgacgtggcacacaggaggactggacaaacacaagaatgggtGTGAATGATCATGATCGGCGATCACTTATACATTTGGTGAAATAAAATCGTAGAACTCGTGTCTAAGTTTAATAGGAAAGTAAGAGCATTTCCACACGTACAATGTGAAGGGAACTCAAGGGATTGGGACTAAACAGCTGTGTAGCCTTAAGAAAACGACTTATAAGTGAGGCTAATCAGAAAAAAAGGCTCCAGTTTACTAGGGAGCATAAAGATTGGACTCTGGAGCAATGGCAGAAGCTCATGTGGTCTGATGAGTCCAGATTTTCCCTGTTCCAGAGTGATGGGCGCATCAGGGTCAGTAGAGAGGGGGATGAAGTGATGCACCCATCATGCCTAGTGTCTACTGTACAAGCCTGTGGGGACAGTGCTATGATCTGGGGTTGCTGCAGTTGGTCAGGTCTAGGTTCAGCAATGTTATGTGCCCAAAGAATGAGGTCAGCTGACTATCTGAATATACTGAATGACCAGGTTATtccatcaatggattttttcttccctgatGGCATGGTCATATTCCGAGATGACAATGCCAGGATTCATCGGGCTCAAATTGTGAAAGAGTGGACACCATTTTTTCACATGGATTGGCCACCACAGAGTCCAGACCTTAACCCCATTGAGAATCTGTGCTGGAGAAGACTTTGCGCAGAAGTCCGACTCTCCCATCATCACTACAAGATCTTgccaaaaaaataatgaaactcTGGACGAATATAAAAGTTgtgaccagagcatgtgagcggagtggagcggtgagaatttccgctcctcgctcacgaggctgttggctccgcccgctcctccgctctaattcgcactaagtcactccgctcaacaccgctcctcgctccactaaaatttcctcccgctccaatttaaaagagggacaaataatctgcatgcctaacaaatgtcaccttaaaccgaagccttatatcataaagaaatgtgagcaacggcactcagaactgaaaatatttatttttaaacaacatataggcaacaatggacaggtttggcaatggcattccacacaaaataggcttaaaaataaaggaatcagagggcttaatagcctaaagaatatacaggctaagcgcatccacgttttaaattcctcagttattttctgttgatgctgctgctgcgtctctctttataaaattaaatttcactgacagcgttacgtgaatttaaaaaatcctattagacctaattttaatgacaaactaattaatttgattaccaaattataggcttttatacttttatttactttatagacttgatatgctacaaccatatacaACTTGCTCACATTTTGCTCTGGCCTCCGCGTGTTCGCTTTGCACACTCGTGTTTCAGAGAAAGgtctttttagattccaaagcggatctaaatcttgataattgtatagatgaattctgggtagatttgggcacgtctcagagtcgtagtgtgagcggtatcggagcaaaattggagcgagacagagcgaccgctccagccttaattaaaaaaccgatCCGCGCTCTGACGAAATTTcgcccgctccgctccactccgctcacatgctctggttgtGACATTGCAGAAGCTTATCGAAAAGATGCTACAGTGAATGCATGCTGTAATCAAAGCTAATGGCGGTCCAATGAAATATTAGAGTGTGTGACTTTTTGTTGGACGGCCAGTGTATTTTGTTTGCCATCCATATAAATCTTCATAAAGCGTATTATACATGACATTCTCCGGACCCTGCCACCATACCTGTTGTGACCAGGGGTAGCGAacaggcaggaagcagggaaGGACGAGGCAGGCGAGGATGCAGGATACGAGGGTTTATTAGGAGGAACAGGGCAGACGGCGATGAACATCAGAGAGATGGATAatgccgcttctttcaaaaagatttatgacctaaaggtcaaaaaggtcacgggtcaaaagttcactgggTGGGTGTGGTTTGGGGCGGAGCCAGGTGATGTCACGACTAGtgactatttatttatttttattcttattaatatttttacattatttatttatgattattatttttaaattatttatttttttattatttaaattatttattttatttttattatttttattattttattttattttgaggagagtgaattgtgtgcttatgagtggggTTTTTGTCGGAATAGCCCTGTGCTATGAGGCTGACGGTGCCGAACACGGAGCTGAGCGCGGAGCTGAGtgggtcggttacctgatggagtgtgaccGTACGCCGggggtgcctgtggagcggtaccttgggaaggtcccggtcggtccggcggagcgtgtacttgggcatagcgcaaaggactcggagggggtgcctgtggagcggtaccttgggaaggtcccggtcggtccggcggagcgtgtacttgggcatagcgcaaaggactcggagagagcgatgctggagagctgtgctgcgcgagactgaaagaaactgGGAGAATGAGAAAGTTgcagctaagaatgagaggaggtgggtctgggaaaatgggtctgacgctatcctcctccaataAACGCTTAGCAGCAGTTTGggaggtgtgtctgtgtgtgtgtgtgtgtgtggtagggTTTTGTTTTCTCAAACTTgtttcaagtttgtgtttttcctcatgcagcCGTTATACTACATCAGcgtaggtcaaatcccggtcaaagtgtaattgggccacacatcaaattggacattttgtcttacaaaaattttttttttaagttttggtttttccgATACGCCCGTTATGTACATCCCTGGGTCGAGCGTATCGTCTGCGCACAAGTACAAATatgagttaaaagaaaaacacagcgACATACATGAAATAGACATAATTAAGAAACTGAGATAATCCTATAACTTGACAGGCTAtatctccttaaagaatcctaagaatAACCAGTCGCAGATATTTTTAATACACTGAGCGGTCACCGTACGGGTtttcctcctttggtaaagaaacacaagtaccccactgcaaaaagaaagaaaagaaaactacacaggacttgcatagagtgagtatattatttcttttatacgtgttttatgataaacgccatacatgaaaaataataggtattcttGTCGTGTTGATTGAGGGGTATTAAGGGATTATTTAAGATGGTGGGGTGTCGTTGGTTGGATGATAATTTAATGTTTTCTCCTCTGTTATGGTTTGGGTTGTTAATTAACAAATCTCCTTTCCCGGCACCAAGAACGTCTTGATTGCTAATTATGGGTTAGTAATAGGTGCTGGGTGGAGATAGGCtgtgttttattataaattagGTGGGGCATGGAACAGTGGAGGAAAAAGAGAACCCCACTACACACGGAGGTATGGAATGAGCTTGGTGGACAAGTGCTCGGGAGCGGCTACGGACAAGGCTGCTACCTTCGGAGGCGGCGCGATTGGAGATCGGACAGGCGGTCGTTGTGTCCCGCCAGCGGAGGATAAGGTGCCAGTGGCCGGACGTGGAGGGAGTGACGTCGGCGCGTCTGTTTCAAAGCACTATCGTTCCGGGAAAAGTGCTGGTGGTATTGTAAATCCCAAGTGAAGCTTCAAGCCGTGGTGTACGGAGCCTGCAGTTAGGAACGGACTGGGACCTTGGAAAGCTGGATTCCCTTTTGTCTTCCTGCTTCCTCTGAAGACGACGCAGGACGCCGATGACGCCATCGCCGTAGGGGGAAATGCTGGTATTGACTTTTGCTCGGTTGTTAGCAACTGGACATTAATTTGTAGGAATCGAGGTTGGTCTCGGGTCTGTGTTTTTATGTACTGGTCGGAAGGGCCGGCCGACCAGTActaagttttatttatttgttttgtgtggGGAAGGGGCGGGGGAAGCTTTCGCTAAGGGAGCGTGCGTGGCCGCCGCCGCTATGGTCGCCTGTTTGTAACTGGGTGTGTGCTTTGATATTAATCTAAGGTGTCGGGAGGTGTGGTATACTTGCATGCGTACGCCAGATTGCTGTGACGGGTTGTACTTATTTGCTGTGTAGTGATCATTTTCATGGTAATTTGGGGAGTATTGACATCTGTGGGGGTGTACTTAGTGGAAAAGGTGTACGTAGGGCATATCCTCCCTGTCGCGGTGTTTGACATTCTGCTTCCCCCGTATACTAAGTGAAGTTTCTTGTTGTTAATAAAAGATTGTACCGTTTACTTGTCCTGTTGTATTGTCTGAGGCTCGGGAGGATAGTTAACAGAGGGGCGTCGCTAGTGACGCGacattctctgtttttttttttctatgtacGAGAGACGCGcggcgcggaccggtcaagagaaaatctacgcaagacctgaatcagcaggtatggacgaagcaacaccccctcctatacccgaagcgttattaaatgaaatagacaacatcaacaacgctaataatgatgcggtttactttgctcaacacgactcgccaccc from Paramormyrops kingsleyae isolate MSU_618 chromosome 10, PKINGS_0.4, whole genome shotgun sequence encodes the following:
- the LOC140593161 gene encoding uncharacterized protein isoform X1, yielding MMLTHPQRISFLIKMASRRMEKAVSWIDDAYWAAWDKWDEIIQWEDDLVSSRNGGLDAGVAETAVEESLQYYQKKKCRKTKNQTPAAEEKRAEVGLRPKVETEGFMKLQQVEVAKVEGGKVIIRVRDEKNLKIEDLDIEIGLTDLQEFKGDAHFEIVGLDIGDVIVEVVEDDIQETEIKVEVTEVEFANCDGVPLNDVAVDICDLLMKEVQLRQDDFHENEAGRVKVAAKGGNVVELPLKTSGTRRRKKKRRQS
- the LOC140593161 gene encoding uncharacterized protein isoform X2, which codes for MASSRRMEKAVSWIDDAYWAAWDKWDEIIQWEDDLVSSRNGGLDAGVAETAVEESLQYYQKKKCRKTKNQTPAAEEKRAEVGLRPKVETEGFMKLQQVEVAKVEGGKVIIRVRDEKNLKIEDLDIEIGLTDLQEFKGDAHFEIVGLDIGDVIVEVVEDDIQETEIKVEVTEVEFANCDGVPLNDVAVDICDLLMKEVQLRQDDFHENEAGRVKVAAKGGNVVELPLKTSGTRRRKKKRRQS